One window from the genome of Cucumis melo cultivar AY chromosome 12, USDA_Cmelo_AY_1.0, whole genome shotgun sequence encodes:
- the LOC103497224 gene encoding gamma-interferon-responsive lysosomal thiol protein: protein MESPPKLCSFLYISYLILFLSPSFLLLSSASTSNYGTHKVSLKLYYESLCPYSANFIVNYLVKLFDDDLISIVDLSLVPYGNARVGRNDSITCQHGPNECLLNTVEACAINAWPELDGHFPFIYCVEYLVYKRKYTQWESCFEKLGLNPKPISDCYKTELGKKLELEYAAETDNLQPPHKYVPWVVVDGQPLYEDYENFINYICEAYKGPVEPTACKASSISVI, encoded by the exons ATGGAGTCTCCCCCTAAACTCTGTTCCTTCCTTTACATTTCTTATCTCATTCTCTTCCTCTCCCCttccttccttcttctttcATCTGCTTCAACCTCCAATTATGGCACCCACAAAGTCTCCCTCAAACTCTATTATGAGTCGCTTTGTCCTTACAGCGCCAATTTCATCGTCAACTATCTGGTTAAGCTTTTTGATGACGATCTCATCTCCATAGTTGATCTCAGCCTCGTTCCTTATGGCAACGCAAGGGTTGGCCGCAATGATTCCATCACTTGTCAG CATGGCCCTAATGAATGCCTATTGAACACTGTGGAAGCCTGTGCCATTAACGCCTGGCCTGAGCTG GATGGACATTTTCCTTTCATCTATTGTGTCGAGTATCTGGTGTACAAACGGAAGTACACCCAGTGGGAGTCATGTTTTGAGAAGTTGGGGTTGAATCCCAAGCCCATCAGTGATTGCTACAAAACCGAGCTCGGGAAAAAG CTTGAACTGGAATATGCAGCTGAGACCGATAACCTTCAGCCTCCTCACAAATACGTGCCTTGGGTTGTTGTAGATGGGCAGCCACTATATGAG GATTATGAAAACTTCATAAATTACATATGTGAGGCGTATAAAGGACCTGTTGAGCCCACTGCTTGTAAAGCTTCATCCATTAGTGTCATTTGA
- the LOC103497042 gene encoding probable protein phosphatase 2C 26 isoform X1 yields MAALALHASVPQSQPFIPLPSFSLSKFTQSSDRRTLLFCAPPQLHHVRSEMSLCVGTHLIPHPNKALTGGEDAFFVSSYSGGVIAVADGVSGWAEENVDPSLFPREFLANASNLVGNDDEVNNDPQILLRKAHAATSATGSATVIIAMMERDGMLKIANVGDCGLKVIRKGQIIFSTSPQEHFFDCPYQLSSERVGQTFLDATVSNVELIEGDILVMGSDGLFDNVFDYEIVATATKYIDVGEAAKALANLASSHSADKAFESPYSLEARSKGYDVPFWKKMLGMKLTGGKLDDITVVVGQVVST; encoded by the exons ATGGCGGCACTCGCTCTCCATGCCTCTGTTCCTCAGTCTCAACCATTCATTCCTCTCCcttccttttctctttcaaaGTTCACTCAATCTTCGGACAGAAGGACTTTGCTCTTCTGTGCTCCACCTCAGCTCCACCATGTCCG ATCAGAAATGTCGTTGTGCGTTGGAACTCATCTCATTCCACACCCCAACAAG GCACTCACTGGAGGGGAGGATGCTTTCTTTGTCAGTAGCTACTCTGGAGGAGTTATTGCTGTTGCTGATGGTGTCTCTGG TTGGGCTGAAGAAAATGTAGATCCTTCTTTGTTCCCTCGAGAGTTCTTGGCTAACGCTTCAAATTTGGTGGGGAATGACGATGAG GTTAATAACGACCCTCAAATTCTTCTGAGAAAGGCTCATGCTGCTACCTCTGCAACTGGTTCAGCTACTGT AATTATTGCAATGATGGAGAGGGATGGCATGCTCAAAATTGCTAATGTTGGAGATTGTGGATTAAAGGTCATTCGTAAAG GTCAAATTATATTTTCCACGTCTCCACAAGAGCATTTCTTTGACTGCCCGTATCAACTTAGCTCTGAACGGGTTGGCCAGACATTCCTTGATGCCACG GTTAGCAATGTGGAGCTAATAGAGGGAGATATTTTAGTTATGGGTTCGGATGGTCTTTTTGATAATGTTTTTGACTATGAGATTGTTGCAACAGCAACCAAATACATTGATGTCGGTGAGGCTG CTAAGGCACTGGCTAACCTTGCAAGTAGTCATTCAGCGGATAAAGCCTTTGAATCACCATATTCATTAGAGGCTAGATCTAAG GGTTATGATGTTCCTTTCTGGAAAAAAATGCTGGGAATGAAGCTTACAG GGGGAAAGCTTGATGATATCACTGTGGTCGTCGGTCAGGTAGTGAGCACGTGA
- the LOC127144432 gene encoding zinc finger protein CONSTANS-LIKE 16, protein MEEREMCYSWLVKSPKKEVQQLVPTPSIWEDDFRAFFDLADEENPPLLHQPDCHFQDVNVMENNKVSNLNLNLNYEEVLEAWSDRGSLWASASDPTHVPYMGEVPIMRMEEERRRRVKRYKEKRHTRMFCKKIRYQVRKLNADRRPRIKGRFVKTDYC, encoded by the exons aTGGAAGAGAGAGAGATGTGTTATAGTTGGTTAGTGAAGAGCCCAAAGAAAGAAGTTCAACAATTAGTTCCTACACCTTCCATTTGGGAAGATGATTTCAGAGCTTTTTTCGACCTCGCTGACGAAGAAAACCCCCCGCTGCTGCATCAGCCGGACTGCCATTTCCAGGACGTCAATGTTATGGAAAACAACAAGGTTtctaatttgaatttaaatctTAACTATGAAGAGGTTTTGGAAGCGTGGTCTGACCGTGGATCTCTTTGGGCCTCTGCGTCCGACCCAACTCACGTTCCCTAT ATGGGAGAGGTTCCAATAATGAGAATggaggaagaaagaagaagaagggtgaAGAGATATAAGGAAAAGCGTCACACAAGAATGTTCTGTAAGAAGATAAGATACCAAGTTCGTAAGCTCAATGCAGACAGAAGGCCTAGAATTAAG GGACGTTTTGTGAAGACCGATTATTGTtga
- the LOC103497045 gene encoding uncharacterized protein LOC103497045, protein MASSFALPSTIPLKKFPLNASTSFRNGFRTASVSRSRVFMTASVGSQTLVDDSLFLDYKPTSAFLFPGQGAQAVGMGKESQSVPAAADLFKRANDILGFDLLDVCTNGPKEKLDSTVISQPAIYVTSLAAVELLRARDGGQQIIDSVDVTCGLSLGEYTALAFAGAFSFEDGLRLVKLRGEAMQAAADGVKSAMVSIIGLDSEKVQQLCDAANQEVDEADKVQIANFLCPGNYAVSGGLKGIEVVEAKAKSFKARMTVRLAVAGAFHTSFMEPAVSRLESALAATEIRTPKIPVISNVDAQPHADPNTIKKILARQVTSPVQWETTVKTLLSKGLKKSYELGPGKVIAGIVKRVDKSAEIENIAA, encoded by the exons ATGGCCTCTTCTTTCGCTCTCCCTTCCACTATTCCCCTCAAGAAATTCCCTCTCAATGCATCCACCTCTTTCAGAAATGGATTCCGCACTGCATCCGTTTCTCGATCTAGGGTTTTCATGACCGCTTCTGTTGGATCCCAGACTTTGGTTGATGATTCCCTCTTCTTGGATTACAAACCCACTTCTGCTTTTTTGTTTCCTGGTCAG GGTGCACAAGCTGTGGGCATGGGAAAGGAATCTCAAAGTGTTCCTGCTGCAGCTGATTTGTTCAAGAGAGCAAATGATATTTTAGG GTTTGATCTTCTTGATGTCTGCACAAATGGGCCAAAGGAGAAACTAGATTCAACTGTTATAAGTCAG CCAGCTATCTACGTCACTAGTCTAGCTGCAGTTGAGCTACTTCGTGCACGTGATGGAGGCCAACAAATAATTGACTCTGTTGATGTCACTTGTGGTCTAAGCTTGGGAGAGTATACTGCTTTAGCATTTGCAGGGGCTTTCAG TTTTGAGGATGGACTCAGGCTGGTCAAACTGAGGGGCGAGGCAATGCAG GCAGCTGCTGATGGTGTAAAAAGTGCTATGGTCAGTATCATAGGGTTAGACTCAGAGAAGGTTCAACAGCTGTGTGATGCAGCTAATCAAGAAGTCGATGAAGCCGATAAAGTTCAGATAGCAAATTTCCTATGTCCT GGAAATTATGCCGTATCAGGAGGTCTTAAAGGAATAGAAGTAGTGGAAGCCAAGGCAAAGTCATTCAAAGCTCGAATGACG GTTCGTCTAGCTGTAGCAGGTGCATTCCATACTAGTTTCATGGAACCTGCTGTTTCAAGATTAGAATCTGCACTTGCAGCAACAGAGATTAGAACTCCCAAAATACCAGTCATCTCCAATGTTGACGCACAGCCACATGCAGATCCTAACACAATCAAGAAAATTTTGGCACGTCAG GTGACTTCTCCTGTTCAATGGGAAACAACAGTAAAAACTCTACTCTCCAAGGGGCTGAAGAAGAGTTATGAATTGGGCCCTGGAAAG GTTATAGCTGGGATTGTCAAGAGAGTGGACAAAAGTGCAGAAATTGAGAATATTGCAGCTTAA
- the LOC103497041 gene encoding gamma-interferon-responsive lysosomal thiol protein-like, translating to MDCCPRIIPSFPCLFHLLLLLCSLVSASPSSPNYGCEKVSLSVYYESLCPDSVKFIVDNLIELFEGDLLSIVDLRFVPYGNARLDRNSSITCQHGPNECLLNTVEACAIHVWPDLTGATGHFPFIYCVGTLVYERKYTQWKTCFEKLGLNSKPISDCYSSGLGKELELQYAAETNNLQPPHKYVPWVVVDGQPLYEDYENFVSYICAAYKGSAVPTACRAKSFSGI from the exons ATGGATTGTTGCCCTAGAATCATCCCCTCGTTCCCTTGCCTCTTTCATCTCCTACTCTTGCTATGCTCTCTCGTTTCAGCTTCACCATCATCCCCTAATTATGGGTGTGAAAAAGTGTCTCTGAGTGTTTACTATGAATCTCTCTGTCCGGACAGTGTGAAATTTATAGTGGACAATTTGATTGAGTTGTTTGAAGGTGACCTCCTCTCCATAGTTGATCTCAGATTCGTTCCTTACGGCAATGCAAGGCTCGATCGGAACAGTTCCATCACTTGTCAG CATGGGCCAAATGAATGTCTCCTGAACACTGTGGAAGCCTGCGCCATTCATGTCTGGCCTGATCTG ACAGGGGCCACAGGGCATTTCCCTTTTATTTACTGTGTTGGGACTCTGGTGTACGAGCGGAAGTATACCCAATGGAAGACTTGCTTCGAGAAATTAGGATTGAATTCTAAGCCTATTTCTGATTGCTATTCTTCTGGGCTTGGGAAAGAG CTTGAACTACAATATGCAGCTGAAACCAACAATCTTCAGCCTCCTCATAAATACGTTCCTTGGGTGGTTGTTGACGGACAACCACTTTATGAG GATTATGAAAACTTTGTCAGTTACATCTGTGCGGCGTATAAAGGTTCTGCCGTGCCAACAGCTTGTAGAGCTAAATCCTTTAGCGGCATTTAA
- the LOC103497042 gene encoding probable protein phosphatase 2C 26 isoform X2, with protein sequence MAALALHASVPQSQPFIPLPSFSLSKFTQSSDRRTLLFCAPPQLHHVRSEMSLCVGTHLIPHPNKALTGGEDAFFVSSYSGGVIAVADGVSGWAEENVDPSLFPREFLANASNLVGNDDEVNNDPQILLRKAHAATSATGSATVIIAMMERDGMLKIANVGDCGLKVIRKGQIIFSTSPQEHFFDCPYQLSSERVGQTFLDATVSNVELIEGDILVMGSDGLFDNVFDYEIVATATKYIDVGEAGTG encoded by the exons ATGGCGGCACTCGCTCTCCATGCCTCTGTTCCTCAGTCTCAACCATTCATTCCTCTCCcttccttttctctttcaaaGTTCACTCAATCTTCGGACAGAAGGACTTTGCTCTTCTGTGCTCCACCTCAGCTCCACCATGTCCG ATCAGAAATGTCGTTGTGCGTTGGAACTCATCTCATTCCACACCCCAACAAG GCACTCACTGGAGGGGAGGATGCTTTCTTTGTCAGTAGCTACTCTGGAGGAGTTATTGCTGTTGCTGATGGTGTCTCTGG TTGGGCTGAAGAAAATGTAGATCCTTCTTTGTTCCCTCGAGAGTTCTTGGCTAACGCTTCAAATTTGGTGGGGAATGACGATGAG GTTAATAACGACCCTCAAATTCTTCTGAGAAAGGCTCATGCTGCTACCTCTGCAACTGGTTCAGCTACTGT AATTATTGCAATGATGGAGAGGGATGGCATGCTCAAAATTGCTAATGTTGGAGATTGTGGATTAAAGGTCATTCGTAAAG GTCAAATTATATTTTCCACGTCTCCACAAGAGCATTTCTTTGACTGCCCGTATCAACTTAGCTCTGAACGGGTTGGCCAGACATTCCTTGATGCCACG GTTAGCAATGTGGAGCTAATAGAGGGAGATATTTTAGTTATGGGTTCGGATGGTCTTTTTGATAATGTTTTTGACTATGAGATTGTTGCAACAGCAACCAAATACATTGATGTCGGTGAGGCTG GCACTGGCTAA
- the LOC103497044 gene encoding uncharacterized protein LOC103497044 — protein sequence MNATLNSGIVFSEDIVDGSDSDTNSAEGSDYYEPISAIDGEESDIAESEDETYSSDTHFHQLPNGCGVENAVSSLTLNDDVERRCSDDEEEERMREASDSAIRMAFREDETRRNAPLSLENTTRIMEAMRGISFGGSAPDWTRIVSEDRWIDQLRRLRQTPTVSNSIRN from the exons ATGAATGCAACGTTGAATTCTGGAATTGTTTTCTCTGAAG ACATAGTCGATGGTAGTGATTCGGATACGAATTCAGCTGAAGGATCGGATTACTACGAGCCGATCTCGGCCATTGATGGTGAAGAATCCGATATAGCTGAATCAGAGGACGAAACCTACAGCTCTGATACTCATTTCCACCAGTTACCTAACGGATGCGGTGTAGAGAATGCAGTTTCGTCTCTTACCTTGAACGACGATGTGGAGAGAAGGTGTAGCGATGACGAAGAGGAGGAGAGGATGAGAGAGGCTTCTGATTCGGCGATAAGAATGGCGTTTAGAGAGGATGAAACTCGGCGGAATGCACCGCTGTCGCTGGAGAATACAACGAGAATTATGGAGGCCATGCGGGGCATCTCGTTTGGTGGCTCTGCTCCAGATTGGACTCGGATTGTTTCGGAGGATCGTTGGATTGATCAGCTTCGAAGGCTTAGGCAAACGCCTACTGTTTCCAATAGTATCAGGAACTGA
- the LOC103497042 gene encoding probable protein phosphatase 2C 26 isoform X3, whose translation MLLPLQLVQLLCRIIAMMERDGMLKIANVGDCGLKVIRKGQIIFSTSPQEHFFDCPYQLSSERVGQTFLDATVSNVELIEGDILVMGSDGLFDNVFDYEIVATATKYIDVGEAAKALANLASSHSADKAFESPYSLEARSKGYDVPFWKKMLGMKLTGGKLDDITVVVGQVVST comes from the exons ATGCTGCTACCTCTGCAACTGGTTCAGCTACTGT GCAGAATTATTGCAATGATGGAGAGGGATGGCATGCTCAAAATTGCTAATGTTGGAGATTGTGGATTAAAGGTCATTCGTAAAG GTCAAATTATATTTTCCACGTCTCCACAAGAGCATTTCTTTGACTGCCCGTATCAACTTAGCTCTGAACGGGTTGGCCAGACATTCCTTGATGCCACG GTTAGCAATGTGGAGCTAATAGAGGGAGATATTTTAGTTATGGGTTCGGATGGTCTTTTTGATAATGTTTTTGACTATGAGATTGTTGCAACAGCAACCAAATACATTGATGTCGGTGAGGCTG CTAAGGCACTGGCTAACCTTGCAAGTAGTCATTCAGCGGATAAAGCCTTTGAATCACCATATTCATTAGAGGCTAGATCTAAG GGTTATGATGTTCCTTTCTGGAAAAAAATGCTGGGAATGAAGCTTACAG GGGGAAAGCTTGATGATATCACTGTGGTCGTCGGTCAGGTAGTGAGCACGTGA